The segment AGCCGAACAAGCGGCCCAGGAAGATTTCCCAGTGGAGCACCGGCTTCGTATAGATCGTATAGATCGTCTTGTTTTGGATGTCGGCTGGCAGGCTGAAGACGCTGATCAAGATGCACATCAGCAAGAGCAGCCAGTTTTGGAACGTCAGCACGAAGCTCAGGTAAAGCCGCACCGGCGATTCCGACGTCGGGGTGATGTACCAGCCGGAGAAGAGGAGGACGACCATAAAAAGGGCGAACGCGACCAATGCGCGTTTGCGAATCGCTTCCTGGAACGCCAGCCAGGTCATCGCGCCGACGCGACGGGGTGAGATCGACAACAGTTCCGGCACCGACTCGACTGCGGTTCGGCCGACGGCGTAGAACGCTTCGAACGGGCCGTTGCGAATCGAAGAGACGATGAACCCCATCAGCGCCCCGACCACCGCTAGAATCGCGAGCGCCGAGCAGAAGACGACGAGCCCCCCCAAGTGATCGGCGCCGGGGAGCAGCCAGTCGTTCATCGTGTAAATATCGTTTTCGATTCCCATTGAATCGCTTTACCTAACTAAGCCAAGTAGAGAAAGAAGCGCCGCCGCGTGGGCGACTCCCGACGTAACCTCAGAGTTAGTTGGCCGAATCGTCCCGATCGACGCGAGCGCGACGGCCCGGTCGGGCTTCGCTGTCGCGAACGATGCTGAGGAACAGTTCTTCCAACGTGGTCGTCGGATTCTCGATGTCGATCAGTTCGGCGTTGTGACGCTGAATGACCTGACGAATCTCTTCTTTGGCCTCGTCCGAAAGGCCGCGGGTCCGAATTTGCGTTTCGTCGCGGACCTTCAACAGCGCGTCGACGCGTCCCATTTCTTTCAGTTCGCCCTGATGCAGGATCGCGATACGATCGGCGACGTCCTGCAAGTCGGCCAGCTGGTGGCTGGTGACCAGGACCGTCTTCCCTTCGGCTCGCAGCCGCAGGATCAGGTCTTTCATCTCGCGAATACCGAGCGGGTCGAGCCCGGTGGTCGGTTCGTCGAGGAAAATCAGTTCCGGGTCGTTGATCAGCGCCTGGGCGAGACCAATACGCCGGGTCATACCCTTGGAGTATTCCTTCAGCTGACGACGCTCGGCCCACTTCAGGCCGACCATGTCGATCAGCTTGTCGACCCGTTCCTTGCGAACCGAAGCCGGCATGTCGAACAAGCGGCCGTAGAACTCCAGCGTTTCGCGGGCGCTGAGGAAGCGATAGAGATACGATTCTTCCGGCAGGTAGCCGATTCGCTCTTTAATGCTCACCTTCGAGGGGTCTTCGCCGAACACGAGCGCTTGTCCGCTGGTCGGGAAGAGGAGCCCGAGCAACAGTTTCATCGTGGTCGACTTACCCGAGCCGTTCGGGCCCAGCAGACCGAAGATCTCTCCGCGACGCACTTCCAAGTCAAGCGCCTTCAAAGCGCGGACTTTTTGGCGTCCCCAGAAATCGCGGTAAACCTTGGTGAGATTACGAGTTTCGATAACGATTTCATTGGACGCCGCGGGGGAAGCCGCCGCAGAATCCATGGTCTCGGTCGTCGCCATAGAGGAGCTAAACCTACCAAATTGGAGAAGCGAGAAGGATAAATCGGATGTGAATGACGCCGCGTGCAAGCGACAGAAGAGCTAGCTCTACCCATTCGCTACGCACGACCGCTGGCAATCGTTCGCCGTCTGTCGCCCATTTTTTTGCCCCTGTCCGGGGAAGATTAAGGACGAAGACGTAAAAGGTTGACTATAGATGGCCGCGGGGCTGGTCGCAAGGAAACGAGGTTCCCCGGCCAGAATGTTTCACCCGATCTTCTTTGATTTGTCCGGATTCGCCCGTTCTTACTGGCTATACCGGCTTCTTATCTTGCCTTACGTGGTACTTCTCTCGGGGGAAGGGAATCTACTTGACCAGTCGGTGCTATTGATACATAATCTCATCCACGTAATGAGATAAATTCTCAATTTCAATAGTGTTTTCTGAATTGCGCGGGGACCGGAAAATGAAGAAGTCGGCCAAGAAAGGCTTTACCTTGGTAGAGCTGCTAGTCGTGATCGCCATTATTGGCGTGTTGATCGCTCTGTTGTTGCCGGCGGTGCAGCAGGCTCGTGAAGCGGCTCGGCGGATGTCGTGCACCAACAATATGAAGCAGCTGACGCTCGCTTCCCACAATTACCACGACACCTTCTTGCGGTTCCCCATGACGCGGGAACGCTCTGGCGGTTGGTCCATTCAGGCTCGTCTGTTGCCCTACATCGAGCAGGTCTCGTTGCAAAACGCGATCGAGTTCCATATTCCGTATGACCAATACCTTGTCGGCTCGAAGGATACGGTTCGCTTCGGTACCGACAATCGTCGGCTGCCGGCTTTGCGAGTCGATGCGCTGCTTTGCCCGTCGGAAGTGAACGATCGGACCCGCAACGATTCCAGCGGAAATCCGGAGCACTACCCGCTGAGCTACGTCGTCAATCAAGGACGCTGGGTCGTCTGGGACGGCGCGCGAGGGGGCGAAGGGGGTTTCACGGTCGAAAAGTGCACCAACATGGCCGCGATCACCGACGGAACCAGCAACACGCTGGCCTTCAGCGAAGCCCGCGCCTACTCGCTGTACGATCGCGATACCTCGACCTACAGCGACAAGACGATGCCGTCGCTCAGCACGCAGCTCTCGTACATGAATGGGATTGTCGACAGCGTCACGCGCGATTCGGGGCATACCGAATGGGTCGATGGTCACGCGCATCACAGCGGTTTCACCACCTTCTTCCCGCCGAACACGATGTTCAAAGGAAGCGACGGCAAAGATCGCGCGCTCGACTTCACCAATAATCGCGAGAAGAACGTTACGGCCACCTCCAACCCGCCGACGGTTGCTGCCGTCACGGCTCGCAGCTATCACCCGGGGATTGTGAACGTCTCGTTCATGGACGGGTCGGTTTCCCGCGTGTCAGAGACGATCGATCTCACCGCTTGGCAGTCGCTTTCGACCCGAGCTGGGGGCGAGGTAACTGACCGCACCAGCTTGTAGGGGATGCAACGATTACAAAGCTCGCTGCTGGGAGAATGCAACATTTACAAACAAACGACAGGCTCAGAATTGAGTGATTTGTTGTAACTGTTTTTAAGACAAGGAGATGTGTTGATTTGAAAGGATTTCTGTGCGGGTTCGGCACGGCTTGTGCATTAGAAGCCCATCAGAATCCTGGACGTGAACCCTTCCCGAAGTAGCGTCTCTCCGCACTCTCCGACAGAACTCCGCTGAGATCCTCGCCGGTTTAGGCCTCCCGCAGCCGAACCGGCTTTTTTGTTTCTTGGCCCCTCTTCTGTGGTCTCATCCCAACGACATATTGCGGCCGGGGAAGTAAACTCAAGCGAATGGACGGAAAACCTGCAGCATCGCCCCCGAGCGTCGAATTGGCGACTCCTGAGATTCGCTCGTACGACGAGGCGATCAGCTTTCTGCTGAGTCGTATCAACTACGAGCGATCGGCGGTGATTCCGTATCGCAGCCCGCAGTTTCATCTCGCCCGGATGCGGCGTCTGAACGAGCTGCTCGGGAACCTGGTCGATCAGCTGAAGATCGTTCATATCGCGGGGACCAAGGGAAAAGGTTCGACGGCGACCGCGCTCAGCGCCATTTTGGAAGCGGCCGGCTATCAGGTTGGGCTCTTCAGTTCGCCACATCTCGAGCGTCTGGAAGAGCGATTCGCGATCAATCGAACTCCGTGCCAAGCGGACGACGTAACGCAACTCGTGCGTGAGATCGCGCCGCTGGTGCTGCAAATCGACGCAGAACGTTCTGGCGACGGTCCGACCTATTTCGAGATCACCACGGCGATGGCGTTGCTCCACTTCGTCCGCCGCGGCGTTGATGCGGCGATCTTGGAAGTGGGACTCGGCGGCCGTCTCGATTCAACCAACATTTGCCGTCCGCTCGTTTCGGTCATTACGACGATCAGCCGCGATCACATGGCGCTGCTGGGCGACACACTGGCCGAGATTGCCGGCGAGAAGGCGGGGATCATCAAAAGTGAGACGCCGGTCGTCTCCGGGGTCGATCAACCGGAGCCGGCTGCGGTCATCGAGCAAATCGCCGATCAAAATGCCGCCCAACTAGTCGAGATCGGTCGCGACTTCGCTGTCGAACCGACCAGCGAGCGGACGTTCGACGTGACCTGGCAGTTCGCGGAAAAGAGCGGGGCGCTGACCGGTTTGAGTTGCCGTATGGCGGGCCAACATCAAATGCGAAACTCCGCCGTCGCGATCATGGTCGCCAAAACGCTCGAGTCGCGCGGCTTCTCGGTGAGCGATGAAGCGATTCGTCGCGGCTTGACCGAGGCGGTATTGCCGGGCCGGATTGAGCGTCTGGCCGATTCGCCGGTCATCTACGTCGACGCGGCGCACAATGACGCGTCGATCTCGGCGCTCGTCGACGTGCTGAACGACTTGCCGGTCGATCGTCGTCGACTCGTGCTCGCCCTCTCTAGCGACAAAGAGTACCGCGAGATCCTGCGGCTCCTTTTACCGCACTTTGATGAGATCTGGTTTACCCGCTACGCAACCAATCCCCGCGCGATCGATCCGGCCGAACTAGAAGCGGCCGCGGTGCAATATCCGACCGGACGTCGTAGCGTGATTCGCCATCTCGTCGACGACCCGCAACAAGCGTTCGCCGACGCGATCGCCGCTTCGGACGAAAACGATCTGCTCTGCGTGGCCGGGTCGTTCTTCATCGCCGGAGAGTTCCGGCGGTATTTTCGCGAAATGTAGTATTTGGCGCGTGTGAAATACTAGCCCGAGGCGCGAGCCGAGGGAATGCGGCTACCAAGCGTTAGGGCGATGAACGCCAATTTGCGGCCCGAGCGGAATAGAAGCTTTATCGGTGACGGCGACCACACTCCCTCGGCTCGCGCCTCGGGCTAGTATCAGCGTTTGCCTAAGCGCCTATCCGCTCGTCATGTCCCAGCTTCTCGATCTGCTCTTCGCTGGGGAATTCGCTGACGCGGAACCGCGGCGGATAGGTTTCCAGGTCTTCCAGCAGATCGCCGACGATCGCTTCGACCTTGTCCCACGTCGCCGAGGCGACCGTTCCCAGGCGGCCAGGATCGCCGAAGAGGACGAAGTCGGTCTTCGGCAGCAGTCCGTTCACGTCGCGGGTCCAGACGCAGTAGGTGAAGATCTCGCCGCTCTCGTTCCGCTGGATCGCAGTGTAGGAGGCGACGAAGAGATCGATTCCCTCTTCCTCGAAGACCCCTTCGAGCATCGCTTTCTGCTCTTCGTATTCGCCGAGGAGCGATTGGACCTCGAACTCGCGGAAGCGTCGGTAGAGGGGATGCGATTGGGGCGGGAGCCACGTTTCCCACTCGCCGTCGATCAAACGGACCGGAATGGCGCTGATCGGCCGCGGGTCGGAGATCGACTGCTCAATCAGGTCGAGCATCATCGCCAGGCCGTCTTCGTCGTCGCTGCCGACGACGATCAGCGAATCGCGATTGGGAGCGACGGCGACCGGATCCCCTTCCAGCTTGAACTCCAGGATATGATCGATCAGTAGCATGCGAGCCGCGTCGTAACTGTCGCCGCTCGCCAACGCATACAGCTTTTCGCCCACCACGCCGACGACGAACTCGGCGTCCTCGAGGTTCTGTTTGGCGATCTCCATCACTTCGTAAAGCGAGACCCCCCAGGTATCGAGCAGTTCCTGGTCGATCGCGCGGATCGATTCCGGCAGGTCGTAGACCGGCGCTGCTAGCAGATGCTGGCCGACGTCGACGTAGGGCAGGTTGAGCGGGGGGCCGCCGCGAAAGTGCTGTTCAAGCCGGAGCATCTCGAAATAGGCTTTGCTCCGTACCACCGGGCGGACGTCGTGCCGCGCGTCTTCAAAGTCCTCGGGGACTTCCTTGCGGTAGGAGAGGAGGGCGCGGGTCGCCTGGGAGAGGAACTCATTGCGGTCCGCTTTCGCGATGCTGCAGTACTCGGCGTAGAGGTTATTGAGGTTGGCGACGCCGGCCTCTTCGCCGTTTTCGTAGAAGCGGAGCTGGAACTCTTCTTTGTGAAAGACGATTTCCTTCGTTTCGCCTGCCTGGCGAATGCGATCCATCAAGAGTTGGGCGAAGCGCTCCTGCTTGGAGGGGCCAAACAAAAAGTCAAACATGCCCATGCCGAAAAGCTCCTGCTCCCAAGTCAAACGCCGCAGCGACGTCTGACCATTCGTCCCGTCGTCCTCGTAGTTTGGACTTTGACGCGATCGATTGCAAGAAATCGACGCGCTGCAGCGTGCGAAAGTCGCAGCAGCGCTCGCCGATTAGAGAGCGCGACGATACCGTTTGCCGCGTCCGCTCGGGCCTTTGGGCGGCTCCGACTTCGGAGCGTCGACGACCATGCCGACTTCGCGTTCGCCATCGGGGCCGATCGCCGTCGCCGCCGGACCAGGGCCGGTGTCGACATCGGTTCGTTCGTAAGGCTGGAACCCTTCCATCTCGTCGCGGATCAACAGCTTGTCGATCCGAATCTCGATGCGGGTCAGCTCGTTCCCCTCTTCCGGCGTGACGAAAGTAAACGCAATCCCTTCTTTCCCCATGCGGCCGGTACGGCCGACGCGGTGGACGTAGTCGTCCGAGAATTCCGGGATGTCGTAGTTGATGATGTGCGAGACGTCCGAGATGTCGATGCCGCGGCCGACGACGTCGGTGGCGACCAGGACCCGAAATTTGCCCGCTTTGAAGTCGGTGAGGGCCCGGTTGCGGGCTCCTTGCTGCATATCGCCGTGAATGCAGTGGACCAGCTTGGTCTTCTTGGCCAGACGCTGGGTGATTCGCTCGGTTCCGCGCTTGGTCCGGCAGAAGACGATCGACTTGCGGGGTTGTTCGCGACGGAGGAGCTCGACCAGGAGATCAAACTTCTTGGATTGATCGACGGTGAAATACCGCTGCTCGATCGTCTCGGCCGAGATATTGGTGGGGGAGAAGTCGACCTTTTCCGGGTCGCGCATGTACCGCTGGGCCAGCTTTTCGATCGACGGCGGAACGGTGGCGGAAAGAAGCAGCGTTTGGCGGCTATCAGGGCAGCGGCGGAGGATCTTTTCGATGTCGGGGCGGAAGCCGATGTCGAGCATCCGGTCCGCTTCGTCCAAAACGACGATCCGCAGCATCTCAAGGTTCAGCGCCTTGCGGGTCATCAGGTCGATTACCCGTCCCGGGGTGCCGACCACGATGTGAGGAGCTCGCTTCAGCTTTTCGATTTGCGAGCGAAGCGGTTTGCCGCCGTAGATCGCGACTACGTTGACCCGCTGGCCATGGGCGAGCTTGGCCAGTTCGTCCCGAACTTGCACCGCCAATTCGCGGGTCGGGGTCAGGATCAGGGCCTGGGGGTTGCGCGAGTGGGGGCCATGCTCCAGGCCTTCGATGATCGGAATGCCGAAGGCGGCGGTTTTGCCGGTACCGGTCCGAGCCTGGCCGAGCACATCCTTTCCCTCAAGGGCCAGAGGGATGATGGCGGCCTGGATTGGGGAGGGTTGAACGTATCGCGCCGCGGCGAGGGCGGCCTTCATTTCGGCCGACAGAGCCATGTCGGCGTACTTGATATCAGCCATCTGGGACAAGGGAAGCTCTACTGTCAAGGGCTGCGTGCTTGAAATATAAGCCCTCTAAGATACCCCAGTCGGTCGCTAGCGACAATCGGCAAAATTAGCGGTAGGCGAGCCTAAGTCGTTGAAGCGCAAAAAAATAGGCCGAGCCGTAACCTCGCTGAAAAGCGGGATAGCGGCCCGGCCTGTCTCGTCGTAACGGGCATTCCCGGGTGGGGAACTGCTTGATTAAATGCGGCCTTGCGGCCGCATCTTAGCCTGTCGCGTTAAGCGTTAGGCGGGGGTAGCCGGAGCGACCGGGGCTTTCGCCTTCTTCTTGGCGGCCTTCTTCGGCGACTTCTTGGCTACCTTTTTGGTGGCGGCCTTCTTCGGCGATTTCTTGGCGACCTTTTTGGCGGCCTTCTTCGGCGACTTCTTCACCGCTTTCTTGGCGACCTTTTTGGTGGCCTTCTTCGGCGATTTCTTCGCGACTTTCTTGGCGGCCTTCTTCGGTGCAGCTTTCTTCTTGGTTGCCATCTCCGTGGCTCCTCAAGTGGTAGCGCCCATCTTCTGTAGTGAACTGCTCCTTGGGCGCTAGGTAGGGGGAGCAATTCGAAGTTCAAATAAACGAATCGATGCTGCCGGCAGTTGGCGTTCGGCCGTCCGTCCTACGGCGCCTCGATTCGATCAGTAGTCTTGAGGACGTGCTTCACGACGAAGTTCTGCGTTTGAGTTTTGGCGATCGCTTGTGCAGTTTGCGATTCGCTAAACGCGTCACAACATTCGTGTCCGCGCATTGAATCAATTTCGCAGGTTTTTCGTCAAGGTGAATTATCGTACTTGGATTACGAATTGTTCAGAAATTTCTCGTGAAGCGACCTCGAACGTCCAACTTTGATCCAAGAAGACGCTTTGCGAGTCGCGCTTTTGGTGGTCGTAGCCCAATCAAGATCCAACTACACTACAGAAATCGTCTCGCTTCCTTCGCATCGTTTTTCCCTCGCAGCATTCATGTCGGACCGCCTTAACGATTTCCTTTTGCATCTCTCCGGTACGCTCCCAACCGACGGTCCGAGCAGTGGAGATCCCCATCGATTTCACTGGATCGCGGTCGCCGACGAACTCGAAATCGCCGCCATCTTTCATGCGCTGGAGCACCTCGAAGGGGAGCTGTCGCCGCAGCGCCGCGCAATGCTCGACGCCGCGCTGAACCTGATCGCGATGCGGCTCCGCGACGATCCGGAGCTCCCTGAAGAGCTGATTCCGCGGATTGCCGCTCTTTATCGCCGCTGGGGCGATAGTCACCCGTTGCGGCACTTGTTACTCCCGTGGCTTACCGCCAACGGGACGGTTGAAGCGCTCCAGGAGTTCGCCGACCTGATCGCGGACGATCCGCCGAGCCGCACTGCGGCCGCCGCCGTCGGTTTTGCGCCCCTCCTACGACATGGCGATTTCAACGCCGAGGCCCTCTATCCGCGCCTCCTCGCCGCACTGCAGCACCTCAGCGTCGCGGCTCTCGTTTTGGATCTCTCCAACTTTTTGTTTCGCTCGGGACGCTTGCAGCAGCACCCGGCCGCCGACGTCAGCAACCAGCTGATCGACCTCTTGGGCGGGATCACGACGCGGCTGGGGCAGTTGGAAGAAAATGCGGAGCTGACCCCGGAGAAACTGCAATTGATGCGTACTCAGGTGTCGGAAGGGGTCGCTCTGGCGGTCTCGCTTTGCGACGCGCTGGCGCTGATCGGAGACAAAAACGCCATCGGCAAGCTCAATCAGGTGCTCCAACTCAGCCATCGGCAGCTGCAATGCGAAGCAGCGGCCGCTTTGGCCCGCTTGGGCGTCGAAGAAGGGACCAAGCATCTCGCCGAGATGGCCAAGCACCCGGTCGTTCGCCTCCGCGCGCTGAAGTTCGCCGAAGAGACCGGCGGGCTCGACGCGATCGAAGAGGAGTTCAAGTCGCCGGTCGCTCGCGCCGAGGGGGAACTCGCCCTCTGGCTGTCGCAGGAGACGCAATTCGGCCTACCGCCGCACGAGATCGAGCTGATTGATGAGCGCGAACTGGCCTGGCCTGGCTATGACGATCTGCAGAACTGCTATCTGTTCCGCTACGCCTACCACATGCCGGCCGGCAGTTTTCAATCGTTGGGGATCGTCGGCCCGCTGACGCACAGCTTCGCCGCCGATCTGACTCCCTGGAAGCCGGAAGACGCCTACGCGGCGTTCGCCGGATGGCAGGCCGAGCACCAGGATGTGTTCGAATCGGAGCCGGCCGAATGGCAAGAGGCGCAAAAGCAGCTGGCCGATTCGCTCACCGCGCGGCTTCAAGCGGAAGGGTACCACGTGATCCAGGTGATCAAGCTGGGTTACTTCTTCGGCGACGTTCGCCTGATCGCCGTGGTGCGTCGACAGGACGGTCTCCCCGGCGTCGCTGTGGCTGATCTTCGCACGACCACCTTCTACGGCAGCGAAGGAACTGATCGCCCCATCGGCCCGCACGAGGCCTACATGATGCACAAGGGACGAGAATTCCTGGCCAACTTCAATCCAAACACCTATGGGATGTAGGGTCCGCTGTGCGGACCAAATGCGTTGGAATAACGCCGCTGATTCCCTCGGCTCGCGCCTCGGGCTGGTTACGTCTCCTCCCAACAAAAAACTAGGCAGCGTCCGGCAAAGGAGGTAGGCTGACGGATGTCCGTTCGACCTCTTCTTCTCAACTGCGCGATCGGGGAGACGACTCATGGCGATCTTGGTACGACTTAGCTTGGCGTTCGCCTTTCTAATGTTCCTCGCGGCAATGCTCCTGCCGGGGACCACCGGCGCTTCGCCTGATTTTAATAAACGGTCCGAAACCAGACGGGCCCTGAGTCACATGGAGATCAACGTTCTGATCCATCGGGACGGCAACGATCGCGTGCCGGGGGATACGGTCGAAGAGCTGGTCGCCAATCTCGAAATCTTTGGCGCCGACTTTGAAGGAGACGAGGGGAAGCTGCTCAAGGATGGGGTCGACGGTTGGGGCCGGCCGCTGGTCCTGGTAAAGACCGGTTCGTCAAATTGGGTGATCCGCAGCTTGGGCGCCAACGGCGTTGACGATCATGGCCGGGAGGACGATATCGAGACCGAACTGGAAGTCGCGCCGCGTCCAGTCCGACCAGTTTCGACCAGTCGCAGCACCGGCGTTTGCGGTTGCGGCGCCAAGAAAGAGGTCGAACAGGAAGTGCATTCCTCCGGCGACGACCCGCAACCAACCCTCGCCCCGAAGCTGGAAGCGTAAGTAGCCTCCCATTCTAGCCCGCAGCGCAAGCAAGGGAATGCGGGTGGAAATCTCGGATTGCGCGACTTGTCCCAATCCGGCTTTTCAACGCGCCCGACTGGTTAAATGTTCTCCACATCCCCAGTAAACTCCGCCGGGTTGGCGAAACACTCCGCATAGAGCTGGGCGCAGGACGTAATGGAATCAGCGATCTCGCCGGCGATCTGCAGCGTCTTGGCGTAGTTATCGTCCTCTTCGATGACGAAGTACTCGATAAAGAACTTCAACGTGCGACCCAGCTGAATTTCGTATCCCTTTGGCGGCAGCGCCATCGGCCGCATTTGGATCGGATGATCGCTTCGCGCCCAGTCGCGCACCCACCAGGCCAGAAACTCTAAACTGAGCCACGCGCCGGCCGAGCGATCGAAGATAATCTCGATCTGCAGCAGGACCTCATCCTCGAGACCGCCGCCGGTACGGCGAATCGCCACTTGCGGCAGGTCGCCGTACTCGCCTGGCAGCGAGAGGTCGTCCGGCGCGACGTCCATCAACGGCTTGGGAGAACAAAAACAACCGGCGACGCCGGGCAGGGCCGAGATTGCGTCGATCAGGGCCTGGACTTGGGGTGGTAAATCCATTGCGTGGGGCGTCCTCTGTTAGGAGGTTTTCGTGAAGTGCGCCTGTGCGAACGATTTACTTCAAATCGCCTGCGTCGATGACGATCTGTCCCAGGTCGGTCATCTTGCCGGGCTCAATCGTGATTTCGCAGACCCCTTTGCGGTCGGTCTTCTCGTCGCCGATTTTGAGATTCTTTAAATAGCCGCCAGCCTCATGCCAAAACGAGAATTCCCATTTGCCGGCCGGCAAGTCTGCGATGGTGAAAGCGCCATTGTCATCACTGGCTGCGGCGTAGGGAGAATCGCGAACCAGCAGCTGCGCCTTCATCCAGGGATGAATCGTGCACGCGGCCGGAATGGGAGATTTCTCTTCTTTTTCGAACGTTTGGACGTGGGCGCCATCGGGCGGCACGAGAACGTTGAACGTCGTATTGAACCCCGTGACGCTGAAGTTGTGGGCGATCGGATCTTGATTGCGGAAGTGGACTGGACGCTTGGTCCAGATTACTTCCATGTGCGGCGTATACACGCAGGCCAGGTTGTCGACGTTGATCGGAACATTGGCGAGCTGCAAATAGTTGGGGTGCGGTTCCGGCGCCGACTTGCCGCGAGCGGGGGTGATCCAGACCGCGACGTTTTTGAGTTCGCCGTTGGGTCCGACGAGCAACGTCTCAGCAAAGATCGGCTTCTTGCCGCAGACTTCCACATCTTTGTCGACCTTCAGTCGCAGCGGCGGCGGAGTCATTCCCTTCACGACGAACTTGCCGGTAAGTGAGCCCCATTGAGCGTGAGCCGCGGAAGATGCGAACAGAATGAGCGACAAAGTCAGTAGCAGTGCTGGAGTACGAATGGCTCTCTCCTTTGGCATGACAGGTCCGCGCGAAGAAATCGGTCGGTGCGATGCCAATCTACTGGACTGAAACTGCGGTGGCAAACTTTTTTGGCGGTTCGACTATTCGCCGTTTGTCGACCGCATTCCTTGCATGCGCTGCAGGCTAGTGGAGAAAGCTTGGCGAGCGACTACCAATTGAACGGACCGACTACTTCGCTCGACTTTTCAACTCCTTCGGTGACGTAGTGAATCACCAGCGACTTGCGGGTTGTCGTCGGTTTCAAGACTTCGGCGCCGCCGTGGATTAGCTGGCCGTGCCAGAGAAGGATTTGCCCCTTCTTGGCGCAGAAAGTCCGTCGTTCGTATTTGAGCGCTTCTTCGGCGACGAATCGATGGTAGCCGGCCTGATGTTCCGGCGCCGCGGTCCGGAGATTGGTTTGCGGAT is part of the Blastopirellula sediminis genome and harbors:
- a CDS encoding ABC transporter ATP-binding protein, whose amino-acid sequence is MDSAAASPAASNEIVIETRNLTKVYRDFWGRQKVRALKALDLEVRRGEIFGLLGPNGSGKSTTMKLLLGLLFPTSGQALVFGEDPSKVSIKERIGYLPEESYLYRFLSARETLEFYGRLFDMPASVRKERVDKLIDMVGLKWAERRQLKEYSKGMTRRIGLAQALINDPELIFLDEPTTGLDPLGIREMKDLILRLRAEGKTVLVTSHQLADLQDVADRIAILHQGELKEMGRVDALLKVRDETQIRTRGLSDEAKEEIRQVIQRHNAELIDIENPTTTLEELFLSIVRDSEARPGRRARVDRDDSAN
- a CDS encoding DUF1559 domain-containing protein, encoding MKKSAKKGFTLVELLVVIAIIGVLIALLLPAVQQAREAARRMSCTNNMKQLTLASHNYHDTFLRFPMTRERSGGWSIQARLLPYIEQVSLQNAIEFHIPYDQYLVGSKDTVRFGTDNRRLPALRVDALLCPSEVNDRTRNDSSGNPEHYPLSYVVNQGRWVVWDGARGGEGGFTVEKCTNMAAITDGTSNTLAFSEARAYSLYDRDTSTYSDKTMPSLSTQLSYMNGIVDSVTRDSGHTEWVDGHAHHSGFTTFFPPNTMFKGSDGKDRALDFTNNREKNVTATSNPPTVAAVTARSYHPGIVNVSFMDGSVSRVSETIDLTAWQSLSTRAGGEVTDRTSL
- a CDS encoding bifunctional folylpolyglutamate synthase/dihydrofolate synthase: MDGKPAASPPSVELATPEIRSYDEAISFLLSRINYERSAVIPYRSPQFHLARMRRLNELLGNLVDQLKIVHIAGTKGKGSTATALSAILEAAGYQVGLFSSPHLERLEERFAINRTPCQADDVTQLVREIAPLVLQIDAERSGDGPTYFEITTAMALLHFVRRGVDAAILEVGLGGRLDSTNICRPLVSVITTISRDHMALLGDTLAEIAGEKAGIIKSETPVVSGVDQPEPAAVIEQIADQNAAQLVEIGRDFAVEPTSERTFDVTWQFAEKSGALTGLSCRMAGQHQMRNSAVAIMVAKTLESRGFSVSDEAIRRGLTEAVLPGRIERLADSPVIYVDAAHNDASISALVDVLNDLPVDRRRLVLALSSDKEYREILRLLLPHFDEIWFTRYATNPRAIDPAELEAAAVQYPTGRRSVIRHLVDDPQQAFADAIAASDENDLLCVAGSFFIAGEFRRYFREM
- a CDS encoding DUF1444 family protein; its protein translation is MGMFDFLFGPSKQERFAQLLMDRIRQAGETKEIVFHKEEFQLRFYENGEEAGVANLNNLYAEYCSIAKADRNEFLSQATRALLSYRKEVPEDFEDARHDVRPVVRSKAYFEMLRLEQHFRGGPPLNLPYVDVGQHLLAAPVYDLPESIRAIDQELLDTWGVSLYEVMEIAKQNLEDAEFVVGVVGEKLYALASGDSYDAARMLLIDHILEFKLEGDPVAVAPNRDSLIVVGSDDEDGLAMMLDLIEQSISDPRPISAIPVRLIDGEWETWLPPQSHPLYRRFREFEVQSLLGEYEEQKAMLEGVFEEEGIDLFVASYTAIQRNESGEIFTYCVWTRDVNGLLPKTDFVLFGDPGRLGTVASATWDKVEAIVGDLLEDLETYPPRFRVSEFPSEEQIEKLGHDERIGA
- a CDS encoding DEAD/DEAH box helicase; this encodes MADIKYADMALSAEMKAALAAARYVQPSPIQAAIIPLALEGKDVLGQARTGTGKTAAFGIPIIEGLEHGPHSRNPQALILTPTRELAVQVRDELAKLAHGQRVNVVAIYGGKPLRSQIEKLKRAPHIVVGTPGRVIDLMTRKALNLEMLRIVVLDEADRMLDIGFRPDIEKILRRCPDSRQTLLLSATVPPSIEKLAQRYMRDPEKVDFSPTNISAETIEQRYFTVDQSKKFDLLVELLRREQPRKSIVFCRTKRGTERITQRLAKKTKLVHCIHGDMQQGARNRALTDFKAGKFRVLVATDVVGRGIDISDVSHIINYDIPEFSDDYVHRVGRTGRMGKEGIAFTFVTPEEGNELTRIEIRIDKLLIRDEMEGFQPYERTDVDTGPGPAATAIGPDGEREVGMVVDAPKSEPPKGPSGRGKRYRRAL
- a CDS encoding HEAT repeat domain-containing protein; this encodes MSDRLNDFLLHLSGTLPTDGPSSGDPHRFHWIAVADELEIAAIFHALEHLEGELSPQRRAMLDAALNLIAMRLRDDPELPEELIPRIAALYRRWGDSHPLRHLLLPWLTANGTVEALQEFADLIADDPPSRTAAAAVGFAPLLRHGDFNAEALYPRLLAALQHLSVAALVLDLSNFLFRSGRLQQHPAADVSNQLIDLLGGITTRLGQLEENAELTPEKLQLMRTQVSEGVALAVSLCDALALIGDKNAIGKLNQVLQLSHRQLQCEAAAALARLGVEEGTKHLAEMAKHPVVRLRALKFAEETGGLDAIEEEFKSPVARAEGELALWLSQETQFGLPPHEIELIDERELAWPGYDDLQNCYLFRYAYHMPAGSFQSLGIVGPLTHSFAADLTPWKPEDAYAAFAGWQAEHQDVFESEPAEWQEAQKQLADSLTARLQAEGYHVIQVIKLGYFFGDVRLIAVVRRQDGLPGVAVADLRTTTFYGSEGTDRPIGPHEAYMMHKGREFLANFNPNTYGM